The region AGAATGAATGAATGCCGGGAGGCCCTGTCCGCTCACACCGAGTGGCGTTTGCGGTAGCCGTCGAGGAAGCGCGCGATCCGGTTGATCGAATCGGCCAGATCGTCGAGATTCGGCAGAAAGACCACGCGGAAGTGATCCGGCGCCGCCCAGTTGAAGCCCGTTCCCTGCACAAGCAGCACGCGCTCCTCGAGCAGCAGGTCGAGGATGAACTGCTGGTCGTTCTGGATCGGATAGAGCTTCGGATCGAGGCGCGGGAACATGTACAGCGCGGCCTGCGGCTTCACGCACGTCACGCCGGGAATCGAAGTGAGCATGTCGTATGCGAGTTCGCGCTGCTTGAAAAGGCGCCCGCTCGGCACGATCAGCTCGTTGATGCTCTGGTAGCCGCCGAGCGCGGTCTGGATTGCGAACTGCCCGGGCACGTTCGCGCACAGGCGCATCGAGGACAGGATCCCGAGCCCTTCCAGGTAATCCTTCGCGCGCCGGCGGTTGTCGCCGCCGAGACCCGACACGGCCATCCAGCCCGCGCGGTAGCCGCACGACCGGTAGCTTTTCGACAGGCTGTTGAACGTGACCGTGATCACGTCTTCCGACAGCGAACCCAGCGCGGTGTGCTCGAGGCCGTCGTAGACGATCTTGTCGTAGACCTCGTCGGCGAACACGATCAGCCCGTGCTGGCGCGCGATCTCGAGCAACTCGAGCAACAATTCGTCGGAATAAAGCGCGCCGGTCGGGTTGTTCGGGTTGATCACGACGATCGCCTTGGTGTTCGGCGTGATCTTGCGGCGAATGTCGTCGAGGTCGGGCATCCACGCGTTTTGCTCGTCGCACACGTAGTGCACGGGCGTGCCGCCCGACAGGCTCACGGCGGCCGTCCACAGCGGATAATCGGGCGCGGGGAGCAGCACTTCGTCGCCGTCGTTCAGCAGCGCCTGGGTCGCCATCACGATCAGCTCGGATGCGCCGTTGCCGATGTAGATGTCGTCGAGCCCGACGCCCACGACGCCCTTTTGCTGCGTGTAGTGCATCACGGCCTTGCGCGCGGAGAACACGCCCTTCGAATCCGAATAGCCGGACGACGCCGGCAGGTTGCGGATCATGTCCTGGATGATCTCGTCCGGCGC is a window of Burkholderia latens DNA encoding:
- a CDS encoding pyridoxal phosphate-dependent aminotransferase, encoding MKPIQKSNKLLNVCYDIRGPVLEHAKRLEEEGHRIIKLNIGNLAPFGFDAPDEIIQDMIRNLPASSGYSDSKGVFSARKAVMHYTQQKGVVGVGLDDIYIGNGASELIVMATQALLNDGDEVLLPAPDYPLWTAAVSLSGGTPVHYVCDEQNAWMPDLDDIRRKITPNTKAIVVINPNNPTGALYSDELLLELLEIARQHGLIVFADEVYDKIVYDGLEHTALGSLSEDVITVTFNSLSKSYRSCGYRAGWMAVSGLGGDNRRRAKDYLEGLGILSSMRLCANVPGQFAIQTALGGYQSINELIVPSGRLFKQRELAYDMLTSIPGVTCVKPQAALYMFPRLDPKLYPIQNDQQFILDLLLEERVLLVQGTGFNWAAPDHFRVVFLPNLDDLADSINRIARFLDGYRKRHSV